Proteins encoded by one window of Emticicia oligotrophica DSM 17448:
- a CDS encoding response regulator transcription factor, which produces MIKISIYEDNTRLSQLLSLMIENTEGFELMGCHENCMEALHFTRLEMPDVIVMDIDMPQRSGIEGVFEIKSHFPNIKIIMHTVFDGNEHLFECLSKGADGYILKKDSSTRLISAIKEVFEGGAPMSPFIATKVLQSFRKQPIQEDFNLSQREIEVLSLLSKGFSYRMISIELNISVETVRRHIKNSYQKLHVQCGPEAVAKAIRNGLILP; this is translated from the coding sequence ATGATAAAAATATCCATATACGAAGATAACACCCGACTTAGCCAATTATTATCTTTAATGATTGAAAATACTGAAGGTTTTGAGTTAATGGGCTGTCATGAAAACTGCATGGAAGCACTTCATTTTACTCGCCTCGAAATGCCAGATGTTATTGTCATGGATATTGATATGCCCCAACGTAGCGGTATCGAAGGGGTTTTTGAAATAAAAAGTCATTTTCCGAACATCAAAATTATTATGCATACTGTTTTTGATGGCAACGAACACCTTTTTGAGTGTCTTAGTAAAGGAGCAGATGGTTATATTTTGAAGAAAGATTCTTCTACCCGACTCATTTCTGCCATCAAAGAGGTTTTTGAAGGAGGTGCTCCGATGTCTCCATTTATTGCAACCAAAGTTTTGCAATCATTCAGAAAGCAACCTATTCAAGAAGATTTTAATCTGAGTCAACGAGAAATCGAGGTACTTTCACTACTTTCCAAAGGCTTTTCTTACCGCATGATTTCTATTGAATTGAATATTTCAGTAGAGACTGTTCGACGCCACATCAAGAATTCTTATCAAAAACTGCACGTTCAGTGCGGACCTGAAGCAGTTGCCAAAGCCATCCGTAATGGTTTAATTCTTCCATAA
- a CDS encoding alpha/beta fold hydrolase, with protein MKIYFTLLIGLFFQISFAQSPVRQGEHFANINGLKLHYEVSGKGPICIFPTPGWGPNIDAYKNSMPELEKYFTVVWLDTRASGKSEASPNPEDYQTEDFIEDIEQLRKYLKQEKVWILGHSMGGWQVINYGIKYSKNLNGIIAIAPFAGMDKIAENEFMKALEKRKNEPYYSTGSKVLLGTDTIRRTLAEEMPLIIPFYFHDQANLKKFSMIKNVQLSQKAWEMTAKGGFGSEQILELLPKITVPTLILVGDDDFICDQISHAGRLHKGIKSSQLSTIKDSGHFIWIEQPKMFYQAIENWLKTKR; from the coding sequence ATGAAAATATATTTTACACTACTTATTGGTCTTTTCTTCCAAATTAGTTTTGCTCAATCACCAGTAAGACAAGGTGAGCATTTTGCGAATATCAATGGTTTAAAACTTCATTATGAAGTAAGTGGCAAAGGTCCTATTTGTATTTTCCCAACACCTGGTTGGGGTCCAAATATTGATGCCTATAAAAACTCAATGCCCGAACTCGAAAAGTATTTCACGGTAGTTTGGCTCGATACTCGTGCCTCTGGAAAATCTGAAGCATCTCCCAATCCTGAAGACTACCAAACTGAAGATTTCATTGAAGATATCGAACAACTACGCAAATATCTTAAACAAGAAAAAGTCTGGATTTTAGGGCACTCGATGGGTGGCTGGCAAGTAATTAATTATGGCATTAAGTATAGCAAAAACCTGAATGGAATCATTGCCATTGCACCTTTTGCGGGTATGGATAAAATTGCAGAAAATGAGTTTATGAAAGCTCTAGAGAAGCGTAAAAATGAACCTTATTATTCTACTGGCTCGAAAGTTTTGCTAGGTACTGATACCATACGCCGAACGCTTGCAGAGGAAATGCCCTTGATTATACCTTTTTATTTTCATGACCAAGCAAATCTGAAGAAATTTTCAATGATTAAAAATGTGCAACTTAGTCAAAAAGCGTGGGAAATGACAGCTAAAGGAGGCTTCGGGTCGGAGCAAATTCTTGAGTTATTACCCAAAATCACAGTCCCTACGCTTATTCTTGTTGGCGATGATGATTTCATCTGTGACCAAATCTCTCATGCTGGTAGATTACACAAAGGAATCAAAAGTTCACAGCTTTCAACTATTAAAGATTCAGGGCATTTTATCTGGATCGAACAACCAAAAATGTTCTATCAAGCTATTGAAAATTGGCTAAAAACGAAGAGGTAA
- a CDS encoding LytR/AlgR family response regulator transcription factor: MDNFLEIQRPYLAQGLIRIRHNGKLNYIRTTDVMLLESDTNYTHIHLSSGKKLVSSRNLSLFEYMLKDTQLFIRPNRGQVVNIDYLTNTAIEKSTKELQLTNGKSIRISRRKGKTLSNRS; this comes from the coding sequence ATGGATAATTTCTTAGAAATACAACGCCCTTACCTTGCTCAAGGCTTAATACGAATTAGGCATAATGGCAAGCTCAATTACATTAGAACTACCGATGTGATGCTACTGGAAAGCGATACCAACTATACTCATATTCATTTGAGTTCGGGCAAAAAACTGGTCTCTTCTCGAAATTTATCCCTTTTTGAATATATGTTAAAAGATACTCAACTGTTTATTAGACCTAATCGTGGACAAGTAGTAAATATTGATTATCTGACCAATACCGCCATTGAAAAAAGTACGAAAGAGCTCCAACTGACCAATGGTAAAAGTATCAGGATTTCACGGAGAAAGGGCAAGACACTTTCAAATCGTTCATAA